The Halomonas sp. 7T genome contains a region encoding:
- a CDS encoding nitrate reductase cytochrome c-type subunit: MKWLFPLCLFVALLGTTVGADDTRDATAPDGLRPGGTVSQTLPAAPIAGEPRDSGREVRNYPEQPPVIPHSIRDYQVDMRVNQCLNCHSREQAVSAGAPMVSITHFMDRHKQVLAAVSPDRYFCTQCHVPKTNADPLVPNRFKSVEEVINEALRERQEGEQ; encoded by the coding sequence ATGAAATGGCTTTTTCCTCTCTGTTTATTCGTTGCTCTGCTAGGCACAACGGTGGGTGCAGATGATACACGCGACGCGACCGCCCCCGATGGTTTGCGGCCTGGGGGAACCGTTAGTCAAACCTTACCCGCAGCACCCATCGCCGGTGAGCCGCGGGATAGCGGCCGAGAAGTGCGTAATTACCCAGAGCAGCCGCCGGTGATTCCCCACTCGATCCGTGATTATCAAGTCGATATGCGGGTTAATCAGTGCCTAAACTGCCATAGCCGGGAGCAGGCCGTCAGCGCGGGCGCGCCAATGGTGAGCATTACCCACTTTATGGATCGGCATAAGCAGGTGCTAGCCGCCGTATCACCTGATCGCTACTTCTGCACTCAGTGCCATGTGCCTAAAACTAACGCCGACCCGCTAGTTCCAAATCGCTTTAAGTCGGTGGAAGAGGTGATTAACGAGGCGCTACGTGAGCGCCAGGAGGGTGAGCAATGA
- a CDS encoding NapC/NirT family cytochrome c, producing the protein MKRFFTRYWRILSRPSVHFSLGFLTLGGFIAGIIFWGGFNTAMEATNTEQFCISCHEMERNPMQELKTTIHYSNRSGVRATCSDCHVPHGWTHKVARKMEASKEVWGWVFGSIRTEEQFEAKRRELAEREWSRLQANDSLECRNCHEFDSMDFTLQGPRAARAHSTNLATGEATCIDCHKGIAHELPDMSPRIEAAVGTPDIVSWAAHLELESGAYAEQ; encoded by the coding sequence ATGAAGCGCTTTTTCACCCGTTACTGGCGTATTTTAAGTCGCCCCAGCGTTCACTTTAGCCTGGGGTTTTTAACCCTGGGTGGGTTTATTGCCGGCATTATCTTTTGGGGCGGTTTTAATACCGCCATGGAAGCAACCAATACCGAGCAGTTTTGTATCTCCTGCCATGAGATGGAGCGCAACCCGATGCAGGAGCTCAAAACCACCATTCACTACTCTAACCGCTCTGGGGTGCGGGCGACGTGCTCAGACTGCCATGTTCCGCACGGCTGGACGCATAAAGTAGCGCGCAAGATGGAAGCCTCTAAAGAAGTTTGGGGCTGGGTATTTGGCTCTATCCGCACTGAAGAGCAGTTTGAGGCAAAGCGCCGCGAGCTTGCCGAACGCGAATGGTCGCGGCTTCAGGCCAATGACTCACTTGAATGCCGCAACTGCCACGAATTCGACTCGATGGATTTCACCTTGCAAGGCCCGCGTGCAGCGCGCGCTCACTCGACTAATCTCGCCACAGGTGAAGCAACCTGCATCGACTGTCACAAAGGCATTGCCCACGAACTACCGGATATGAGTCCTAGAATAGAGGCTGCTGTGGGAACGCCCGATATCGTGTCCTGGGCCGCGCATTTAGAGCTGGAGAGCGGTGCCTATGCCGAGCAGTAG
- the aroQ gene encoding type II 3-dehydroquinate dehydratase, which translates to MSQGKVLVLHGPNLNLLGSRQPEIYGYETLEDVNNLLREKAVLADWDITCFQSNHEGALIDAIHAARLDGTQAIIINPAAYTHTSVAILDALNAFDGKVIEVHLSNVHKREAFRHHSYVSLRADGVIAGLGVQGYRAALDAVMAS; encoded by the coding sequence ATGAGTCAGGGAAAAGTATTGGTACTACATGGTCCCAACCTAAATTTGCTGGGCAGCCGACAGCCAGAGATTTACGGGTATGAGACGCTAGAAGATGTGAATAACCTCTTACGTGAGAAAGCGGTGCTGGCCGACTGGGACATCACCTGCTTTCAAAGTAATCATGAAGGCGCTTTGATTGATGCGATCCACGCTGCCCGGCTTGATGGCACCCAGGCGATTATTATTAACCCGGCGGCCTATACCCACACCTCGGTGGCGATTCTCGATGCGCTCAATGCCTTTGATGGCAAAGTGATTGAAGTGCACCTGTCGAATGTGCATAAACGCGAAGCCTTTCGACACCACTCCTACGTGTCGCTACGCGCCGATGGCGTGATTGCCGGGTTGGGCGTGCAAGGGTACCGGGCCGCGTTAGATGCAGTAATGGCTAGTTAA
- a CDS encoding IclR family transcriptional regulator C-terminal domain-containing protein yields the protein MQEEMLSTESRDFVTALASGLEVIQAFDAEHPRMTLSEVATRTGMNRAKARRFLLTLHALGYVRKEQRYFELAPRVLQLGYAFLSANNYQGVIQQYLEEITAETGESSSLGVLDGSDVIYVARSAAKHRLMAITLSVGTRLPAAHTSMGRILLAQLSDEDLDHFLTTISLERYTEKTVTDVKELRDRIIKARQQGYAISDQELDSGLRSIAVPVFDAKQHLMGAINISTNAARVDLDTLVNVYLPVLQSKVAHIRAHIN from the coding sequence ATGCAAGAAGAGATGCTGAGTACAGAGAGTCGTGACTTTGTAACGGCCTTAGCGAGCGGCTTGGAGGTTATACAGGCATTTGATGCTGAGCACCCACGCATGACATTGAGCGAAGTGGCGACGCGCACAGGCATGAATAGAGCAAAAGCGAGGCGCTTCTTACTGACGTTGCATGCCCTGGGGTATGTGCGCAAGGAACAACGCTACTTTGAGTTAGCGCCTCGGGTTCTGCAGTTAGGCTACGCGTTTCTATCCGCCAATAACTATCAAGGCGTTATTCAACAGTACTTGGAAGAAATAACCGCCGAGACGGGAGAGTCTTCATCGCTGGGCGTACTAGACGGGAGCGATGTAATTTACGTGGCGCGCTCTGCAGCCAAACATCGCTTGATGGCGATTACGCTGTCGGTAGGCACGCGGCTTCCAGCAGCACACACCTCTATGGGTCGCATCCTATTGGCGCAGCTAAGCGATGAAGACCTTGATCACTTTTTGACGACCATTTCACTTGAGCGCTACACCGAGAAAACCGTGACCGATGTTAAAGAGCTGCGTGACCGGATAATAAAGGCGCGTCAACAAGGCTATGCGATTTCTGACCAAGAGCTAGATTCAGGCCTTCGCTCAATCGCTGTGCCTGTTTTTGACGCTAAGCAGCACTTAATGGGGGCAATCAATATTAGCACCAACGCGGCTCGGGTCGACCTCGACACGCTGGTGAATGTTTACCTACCCGTGCTGCAAAGCAAAGTCGCGCACATACGCGCGCATATTAACTAG
- a CDS encoding Bug family tripartite tricarboxylate transporter substrate binding protein, with translation MNKLLSATCLAACSSALALGLTVSSASANEWPTDDIRLVVPYAPGGTTDVLSRRVADLLQQELDTNVVVENRPGAGSTVGTGRLARGGRDADHTILMASPGHTIGAAIYPDLSYDPVDDFVFLQNMIDIPNVMVVPADSPYENVIEFVEAAKEQNMTFSHSGVGSSIHMSGELFKTLTETNMTAVPFAGSGAALPALLGGDVDVSFENMPTVLSHIRSGDLRALAVTSAERSEYLPDVPTLSEVGEHNLDQFITTAWFGLIAHSSFPEEAQSVMQEALANVMEREEFLDFAEQLGAEPGQVSGDAFKQFIVEEVERWDGVAQQAGISQ, from the coding sequence ATGAACAAACTCCTCAGCGCAACATGCCTGGCTGCTTGTAGCAGCGCGCTCGCTCTTGGCCTGACCGTCTCCTCTGCCAGCGCCAATGAGTGGCCGACAGACGATATCCGTTTAGTGGTGCCTTATGCCCCGGGTGGCACGACGGATGTTTTGTCGCGGCGTGTTGCTGACCTCCTCCAGCAAGAGCTTGATACGAATGTGGTGGTAGAGAACCGGCCCGGCGCGGGGTCTACCGTCGGCACCGGGCGCCTTGCGCGCGGTGGACGCGATGCGGACCACACCATTCTTATGGCGTCGCCGGGTCACACCATCGGTGCCGCCATCTACCCTGATCTTAGCTACGACCCGGTTGATGATTTCGTCTTTTTGCAAAACATGATCGACATCCCGAACGTGATGGTCGTGCCCGCCGACAGCCCCTATGAAAACGTTATTGAGTTCGTCGAAGCCGCAAAAGAACAAAATATGACGTTTAGTCACAGCGGCGTCGGCAGCTCTATTCACATGTCTGGCGAGCTATTTAAAACGCTGACAGAGACCAACATGACCGCGGTGCCTTTTGCAGGTAGCGGTGCGGCACTACCTGCGCTGTTAGGTGGTGATGTGGACGTGTCGTTTGAAAATATGCCAACAGTCCTTTCACACATCCGTTCGGGGGATTTACGTGCACTAGCGGTTACCTCGGCGGAACGCTCCGAGTACCTGCCTGATGTCCCGACACTTTCAGAGGTAGGCGAGCATAACCTTGACCAGTTTATTACCACGGCTTGGTTTGGACTGATTGCGCATAGCTCCTTCCCAGAAGAAGCACAAAGCGTCATGCAAGAAGCCTTAGCCAACGTGATGGAACGTGAGGAGTTTTTAGACTTCGCAGAGCAATTAGGGGCTGAGCCGGGCCAAGTGTCGGGTGACGCGTTCAAGCAGTTCATCGTTGAAGAAGTGGAGCGTTGGGACGGCGTCGCCCAGCAAGCTGGCATCAGCCAGTGA
- a CDS encoding tripartite tricarboxylate transporter TctB family protein — MTPSDFKRRVKDPSDVVAGVILLSFSLVLVFYLVPNYINEPPILQNPMMSPRWLPGIVGWLILLFSILLILQGFLLDRSSEEDERNIEKGTTRRFILMVAALVIYVSLFESMGAVFTGILATLVLFVAHPVRTWWVYSLAFVFPIAVTFIFVKVMNVPLPISPIGF; from the coding sequence ATGACACCCTCGGATTTTAAGCGCAGGGTAAAAGACCCAAGTGACGTAGTCGCGGGAGTTATCCTGCTGAGCTTCTCACTGGTACTGGTTTTTTATCTGGTGCCTAACTACATCAATGAACCGCCTATTCTGCAAAACCCTATGATGTCGCCGCGCTGGCTGCCGGGGATTGTTGGCTGGTTGATCCTGCTCTTTTCTATTCTGCTGATCCTGCAAGGCTTCCTGTTGGACAGAAGCAGCGAGGAGGATGAACGAAATATTGAGAAAGGGACGACCCGGCGTTTCATATTGATGGTGGCCGCCCTGGTCATATATGTCTCTCTATTTGAATCCATGGGGGCGGTATTTACCGGTATTTTGGCGACCCTGGTGCTTTTTGTGGCGCATCCTGTTCGCACCTGGTGGGTTTATAGTCTGGCCTTCGTTTTTCCTATCGCGGTGACATTTATCTTTGTAAAAGTGATGAATGTACCGCTTCCGATATCACCAATCGGTTTCTAA
- a CDS encoding tripartite tricarboxylate transporter permease, giving the protein MEHFSEVIAIFFSLDNFIAIAMGVVIGVVVGSIPGLTATMAVALALPFTFSMQPVAAILLLVGIYKGGMYGGSITAILIRTPGSPASACTLLDGYPMAQQGHAKKALKAALYSSVIADFISNIALIFFAAYLAKIALNFGAPEFFWLICFSLTIIISLASGSMIKGLMAALLGILLSLVGLDEVFGSQRFTFGSYNLMDSISFIPLLIGLFAIPEIIEFYRKKALPHIKAKASGAGLAFSELKRCLTTIVRGSLIGVIIGAIPGTGATAAAFISYSDARRRSPNKANFGKGEVEGVAAAEAGNNGVAGATMIPLLSLGIPGDVITAIILGAFMVHGLTPGPLMFQENLPLIYALFMGIMFSSLVLLLVGNVAIKYFSLIADIPKSILFPLVLMFCVYGAYAVNNDTFDVWLMLAFGVVGYIFNRAAIPAAPFLIGFILGPMFEDNLRRSLLIGHNDLSIFVRGPITWVFIALTVGSIALALYRFISSRREARNAVGKSQ; this is encoded by the coding sequence ATGGAACATTTTTCGGAAGTCATCGCGATATTTTTTAGTTTAGATAACTTTATAGCGATCGCGATGGGCGTGGTCATCGGGGTGGTGGTGGGGTCAATTCCGGGGTTGACCGCCACCATGGCGGTGGCACTGGCGCTGCCCTTCACGTTCTCCATGCAGCCGGTGGCCGCTATCCTGCTGTTGGTGGGTATTTATAAAGGTGGCATGTACGGTGGCTCAATCACGGCCATTTTAATCAGAACGCCCGGCTCACCCGCTTCCGCGTGCACCTTGTTGGATGGCTACCCTATGGCCCAGCAGGGGCATGCCAAAAAAGCACTCAAGGCCGCGCTCTACTCGTCGGTCATTGCCGACTTTATCTCCAATATCGCGCTGATCTTTTTTGCCGCCTATTTGGCAAAAATTGCGCTGAATTTCGGCGCGCCGGAGTTTTTTTGGCTGATCTGTTTTTCGCTCACCATCATTATTTCTTTGGCCAGCGGCTCAATGATCAAAGGCTTGATGGCAGCGCTGTTAGGTATTTTGCTTTCCCTAGTGGGGCTGGATGAAGTTTTTGGCTCCCAGCGGTTTACCTTTGGCAGCTATAACTTAATGGACAGCATCTCCTTTATTCCCTTGTTAATTGGCCTCTTTGCGATCCCAGAAATTATCGAGTTCTATCGCAAAAAGGCGCTTCCACATATCAAGGCGAAGGCGAGCGGTGCTGGTCTGGCATTTTCTGAATTGAAGCGCTGCTTGACGACTATTGTGCGGGGCAGTTTGATTGGCGTGATTATTGGGGCCATCCCCGGTACGGGCGCGACTGCCGCCGCGTTTATTTCCTATAGCGATGCGCGCAGGCGCTCCCCCAATAAGGCGAATTTCGGTAAGGGGGAGGTAGAGGGCGTTGCCGCTGCCGAGGCGGGAAATAACGGCGTTGCCGGGGCGACGATGATTCCCCTGCTATCGCTGGGTATTCCGGGGGATGTTATCACGGCGATTATTCTGGGGGCGTTTATGGTGCATGGGCTGACGCCCGGCCCGCTGATGTTCCAAGAAAATCTGCCGCTCATTTATGCCTTGTTCATGGGCATTATGTTTAGCTCCTTGGTATTGCTGCTGGTGGGCAATGTCGCTATTAAGTACTTCTCGTTAATTGCCGACATCCCTAAATCGATCCTTTTTCCCCTTGTGTTGATGTTCTGCGTTTATGGGGCGTATGCAGTTAATAATGACACCTTTGATGTGTGGCTCATGCTGGCCTTTGGCGTCGTTGGCTATATCTTCAACCGCGCCGCGATACCGGCAGCGCCCTTTTTGATCGGCTTTATCCTCGGGCCAATGTTTGAAGATAACCTGCGCCGTTCGCTATTAATCGGCCATAACGATCTGTCAATTTTCGTGCGTGGCCCCATTACCTGGGTCTTTATTGCGTTGACGGTGGGCTCCATTGCGTTAGCCCTTTATCGCTTTATTTCATCACGCCGTGAAGCACGCAACGCCGTCGGTAAATCGCAGTAA
- a CDS encoding CaiB/BaiF CoA transferase family protein, whose product MAGPLTGLRVLDLSRVMAGPWCTQILADMGAEVIKIEHPTLGDDTRHWGPPWLKDKQGKESQESAYYLSANRGKHSVTVDISQPEGQGLVRELAAESDILVENFKSGGLARKGLDYATLEAINPGLIYCSITGFGQTGPMAAMAGYDYLIQAQSGLMSITGAADGEPGAGPQRVGMAVSDLTTGMNATIAILGALHHRHSTGEGQYIDMALLDVQVSWLANQALNYFCSGTPPTRTGEYHPNLVPYQPFPTADGEKVIIAIGNDGQFKRFCEAVGRPELATDPRFSTNPERVKHRLALIPLMVEITRSRTSHEWIAMLGAISVPCGPIQNIAQVFDDPQVQARNMQIELESDTGSVPGVANPIKYSKTPLAYNKPPPRLGEDTDSVLQRLLHKGAEEISALRQKGVVK is encoded by the coding sequence ATGGCAGGACCGCTAACAGGGCTTCGAGTGTTGGATTTAAGCCGCGTCATGGCGGGTCCCTGGTGTACGCAAATACTGGCCGATATGGGCGCTGAGGTGATCAAAATTGAGCACCCAACCCTTGGTGACGATACGCGCCATTGGGGGCCTCCCTGGTTAAAAGATAAACAGGGCAAGGAGTCCCAAGAGTCGGCTTACTACCTTTCTGCTAATCGCGGCAAGCATTCGGTAACGGTGGATATTAGCCAGCCGGAGGGCCAAGGGCTGGTGCGTGAGCTAGCGGCTGAAAGCGATATTCTGGTGGAAAACTTTAAGAGCGGCGGCCTAGCCCGAAAAGGCCTCGATTACGCCACCTTAGAGGCGATTAACCCTGGGTTGATTTACTGCTCAATCACCGGGTTTGGCCAAACCGGGCCAATGGCAGCAATGGCAGGCTATGACTACCTGATCCAAGCCCAATCCGGGTTAATGAGTATTACCGGTGCCGCCGACGGTGAGCCGGGGGCTGGGCCGCAGCGTGTGGGCATGGCGGTCTCTGACCTAACCACGGGGATGAATGCCACCATCGCCATCCTGGGCGCTTTGCATCACCGACATAGCACCGGGGAGGGCCAATATATCGATATGGCGCTGCTGGATGTTCAGGTCAGCTGGTTAGCCAATCAAGCGCTTAATTACTTCTGCAGCGGCACACCGCCAACCCGCACCGGCGAGTACCACCCTAACTTAGTGCCTTACCAGCCGTTTCCTACGGCTGATGGCGAAAAAGTCATCATCGCCATTGGCAACGATGGGCAGTTCAAGCGCTTTTGTGAGGCGGTTGGGCGACCCGAGTTAGCCACCGACCCCCGCTTTAGTACCAATCCTGAGCGGGTGAAGCACCGCCTGGCGCTGATACCACTGATGGTTGAGATCACTCGGTCCCGCACCAGCCACGAATGGATAGCGATGCTGGGGGCGATTAGCGTTCCCTGCGGGCCGATTCAGAATATTGCCCAGGTTTTTGATGACCCACAGGTGCAAGCGCGAAACATGCAAATTGAGCTAGAAAGCGACACCGGTTCTGTGCCCGGTGTGGCTAACCCTATTAAATACTCCAAAACGCCGTTGGCGTATAACAAGCCACCGCCGCGACTGGGGGAAGATACCGACAGCGTGTTGCAGCGCCTATTGCACAAAGGCGCTGAGGAAATAAGCGCCTTGCGTCAAAAGGGCGTAGTAAAATAA
- a CDS encoding SDR family NAD(P)-dependent oxidoreductase, with product MSQHSEHNQSNQHACAVVTGGARNIGQAIALRLQQDGYRVIVVDIVKPEADSLQADAYQVDLADADSTKRVMEAIAERYTVSRLINNVGIVAPALLEEATLEDFDTLMHLNVRSALICTQALLPTMKAQGMGRIVMNASRVVLGKEARTIYSATKGALQSMARTWALELAEHGITVNCVAPGPIATSAFWENNPPDSERARRIIDNIPLQRMGQPEDVAQAVSFFCDERSGFMTGQTLFVCGGVTVG from the coding sequence ATGAGCCAACATTCTGAACACAACCAAAGTAATCAACACGCCTGTGCGGTGGTCACCGGCGGCGCAAGAAACATCGGCCAAGCCATTGCTTTACGCCTTCAGCAGGACGGCTATCGCGTTATTGTGGTGGATATCGTTAAGCCGGAAGCGGACTCTTTGCAAGCAGACGCCTATCAGGTTGATCTTGCCGATGCGGATTCCACTAAGCGGGTAATGGAGGCAATCGCCGAGCGTTATACGGTGAGCCGGCTGATCAACAATGTGGGTATCGTCGCCCCCGCCCTGCTCGAAGAGGCAACGCTTGAAGACTTCGATACATTAATGCACCTGAACGTACGCTCGGCGCTGATCTGCACACAAGCCCTCTTACCCACCATGAAAGCACAAGGCATGGGCCGCATTGTGATGAATGCCAGCCGCGTGGTGCTCGGCAAGGAAGCGCGCACTATTTACAGCGCAACGAAAGGCGCGCTGCAGTCCATGGCCCGCACCTGGGCGCTGGAGCTTGCTGAACACGGCATTACGGTCAACTGCGTTGCCCCCGGCCCCATCGCTACCAGCGCCTTTTGGGAAAATAACCCGCCTGATTCAGAACGTGCCCGCCGCATCATCGATAATATCCCGCTACAGCGTATGGGCCAGCCAGAAGATGTGGCCCAGGCGGTTAGTTTTTTCTGCGACGAGCGTAGCGGTTTTATGACCGGCCAGACGCTGTTTGTTTGCGGCGGTGTGACGGTCGGTTAG
- a CDS encoding AEC family transporter gives MLAILSITTPIFLLIGLGYVARWSGIIMREQMQGVGIFVMYCALPALVIRALTQQPLEEIFKLNYLIAYGLGSIAVFGGGLLLCLKRQRQPLNISAMQALGMAAANSGFVGYPVAAMVIGSPAAVLLALNMVIETLIIIPAALILAEMGNQKGASLGKTVKQTALNLAKNPILIGLLIGISLAITGLNVPGPVYKAITLLADAAGPAALFVIGGALFGLQVKGMAQDVGQIVIGKLLIHPLAIFIAFFFVPGIEPLYMAGALLFAAAPMISIYPLFGQRYGLGGVSAAAMLVATVASFFTLSLTIWLMTLFGLLAF, from the coding sequence ATGCTCGCTATTCTTAGTATTACCACCCCTATCTTTCTACTAATCGGTTTAGGTTACGTAGCAAGATGGAGCGGCATTATCATGCGCGAGCAGATGCAAGGGGTGGGGATCTTTGTGATGTACTGCGCCCTGCCCGCGCTGGTCATTCGGGCATTGACCCAGCAGCCTCTGGAAGAAATTTTTAAGCTGAACTACCTGATCGCTTATGGCTTAGGCTCTATCGCTGTCTTCGGTGGTGGGCTGCTGCTGTGCCTGAAGCGACAGCGTCAGCCGCTCAATATCAGCGCGATGCAAGCGTTAGGCATGGCCGCCGCTAACAGTGGTTTTGTGGGTTACCCCGTCGCAGCGATGGTGATTGGCTCCCCAGCGGCGGTGCTTTTAGCGCTCAACATGGTGATTGAAACGCTGATTATTATTCCCGCCGCGCTGATTCTAGCTGAAATGGGGAACCAAAAAGGGGCAAGCCTTGGCAAAACCGTAAAGCAAACGGCACTCAACCTAGCCAAAAACCCGATACTTATCGGGCTGCTCATCGGGATTTCCCTGGCGATAACAGGGTTAAACGTACCCGGCCCTGTATATAAAGCGATCACTTTACTGGCCGACGCCGCAGGCCCTGCGGCGTTATTTGTGATAGGCGGTGCACTCTTTGGCTTACAGGTAAAAGGCATGGCCCAGGATGTGGGCCAGATCGTCATTGGCAAGCTCCTCATACACCCGCTAGCCATTTTCATCGCTTTCTTTTTTGTCCCCGGCATTGAGCCACTTTATATGGCAGGGGCGCTGCTCTTTGCCGCCGCGCCGATGATCAGCATTTACCCACTGTTCGGCCAGCGCTATGGTTTAGGCGGTGTCAGTGCCGCTGCCATGCTCGTGGCGACAGTCGCCTCCTTCTTTACACTCAGCCTGACGATCTGGCTGATGACGCTTTTCGGATTATTAGCGTTCTAA
- a CDS encoding shikimate dehydrogenase family protein, whose translation MIKLGLVGEGIAKSQSPDLHERLGASLGLPVRYDLVDSLGIEAFDFPSAIQALRERGYRGTNVTFPFKENAAKLADICGEGVRRVGTANTLLFDEGGLRAENTDYTGFISAYRHSFGDQPAGDVLLIGAGGVGRAVACALGELAASCVYILERDSARGECLSHDLNAMGITAECITPEQAQRELPSWQGVVNCTPIGHINHPGCPIDTSGLGPQHWVFDAVYIPAHTELLNAAHQAGAKTLSGVDLFVFQGVDAFRFFTTGHIGTEQIDAHVIPLRTHYIQQLVSPANPRMT comes from the coding sequence ATGATCAAACTCGGACTGGTTGGGGAAGGCATCGCCAAGTCGCAATCTCCCGATTTGCATGAACGCCTGGGGGCGTCGTTAGGGCTGCCCGTGCGCTATGACTTAGTCGATAGCTTGGGAATTGAAGCTTTCGATTTCCCAAGCGCTATACAGGCGCTGCGCGAAAGGGGCTACCGAGGCACCAACGTCACCTTCCCTTTTAAAGAGAACGCCGCAAAGCTTGCCGATATTTGCGGTGAAGGCGTTCGCCGCGTGGGTACCGCCAACACACTGCTGTTTGATGAGGGCGGCCTGCGCGCAGAAAACACCGACTACACCGGCTTTATCAGCGCCTACCGACATTCATTTGGCGATCAGCCAGCGGGCGATGTGCTGTTGATCGGTGCTGGCGGCGTAGGCCGTGCGGTGGCCTGCGCCTTAGGCGAATTGGCCGCCAGCTGCGTCTATATTCTTGAACGTGATAGTGCTCGCGGGGAATGCCTCAGCCATGACCTTAACGCCATGGGCATAACGGCAGAATGCATCACGCCAGAGCAAGCTCAGCGTGAGTTGCCTAGCTGGCAGGGCGTCGTGAACTGCACGCCCATCGGCCACATTAACCACCCCGGCTGCCCCATCGACACATCAGGACTTGGCCCCCAGCACTGGGTGTTTGATGCTGTCTACATTCCTGCCCATACCGAGCTGTTAAATGCCGCCCACCAGGCGGGCGCTAAAACGCTTTCAGGCGTCGACCTGTTTGTTTTCCAAGGAGTGGATGCGTTTCGCTTCTTTACCACTGGGCATATTGGCACCGAACAAATTGACGCCCACGTGATACCGCTGCGTACTCACTACATTCAACAGCTCGTTTCGCCCGCTAATCCGCGCATGACCTGA